A genomic segment from Methanoplanus limicola DSM 2279 encodes:
- the pstA gene encoding phosphate ABC transporter permease PstA — MSLSFDLNGSSGEGRFPSGNSMRKFWDRTVKGVLFVAAIFGVLTVFFILLFLLKDGVSAFYKFGLIDFLFGPSWNPAGAVPVYGTLPLWVDTILVTIGAMVIAAPLGVAGAIYISEIAHPKVKNVVKPAIELLAGIPSVVFGFFGLIVLTDWLRVTFDVPSGESWLAGSILLGIMALPTIVSVSEDAISAVPKSFKHGSLAVGATNWQTISRVLVPSALSGITAAVILGMGRAIGETMAVMMVTGNAAIIPSPITDLLSPVRTLTGTIGIEMGEVAVGSDHYHALFGVAVILLVITLVVNLSAQKILKKINEKHAGTGSKKEKKLLLISLPKDHHLTKKFRGSKNLITAGLLVLLTFLVAGIIPAVILAVLVACANFISDRLSPKHSQVIAYSLLYAAVGIIILTLAVILFDIFSKGLPAISWEFLTESPRNLGREGGIFPAIVGTLYLVAGAIAMALPIGIGAAIYMTEYTKEGRLTEIIRTGIDLLNGTPSIVFGLFGFSFLVLFLNFGVSLIAGQITLALMVLPTIIRTTEEALKSVPQSVRHGSLALGSTKWQTIYKVVIPPAIPGIITGTILSIGRAAGETAPILFTAVVFSSRFLPSSEFDPVMALPYHLYILSTNVPGATENQYGTAVVLVTIVAVIYLFAIFIRNHYQKSVRW; from the coding sequence ATGTCTCTCTCTTTTGATCTTAACGGTTCATCCGGAGAGGGCAGATTTCCGTCCGGAAACAGCATGAGGAAATTCTGGGACAGAACTGTAAAAGGAGTCCTTTTTGTTGCAGCGATCTTCGGAGTGCTTACAGTATTCTTCATCCTGCTGTTCCTTTTGAAAGATGGTGTTTCTGCGTTTTACAAATTCGGGCTTATTGACTTCCTCTTCGGCCCTTCCTGGAATCCTGCCGGCGCTGTCCCCGTATATGGCACACTGCCGCTCTGGGTGGATACCATCCTTGTCACCATCGGTGCAATGGTTATTGCAGCACCGCTTGGTGTTGCCGGAGCAATATACATCTCAGAGATCGCCCACCCAAAGGTTAAGAATGTTGTAAAACCCGCCATAGAACTTCTTGCAGGCATACCTTCGGTAGTATTCGGTTTTTTTGGGCTTATTGTTCTTACAGACTGGCTGAGGGTTACATTTGATGTTCCTTCCGGTGAGTCCTGGCTTGCAGGTTCAATACTGCTTGGTATAATGGCACTTCCGACTATCGTCAGTGTGTCTGAGGATGCCATAAGTGCGGTTCCAAAGAGCTTTAAGCATGGATCTCTGGCAGTTGGTGCGACAAACTGGCAGACTATAAGCCGGGTACTCGTCCCTTCAGCTCTATCGGGTATTACAGCGGCTGTAATTCTTGGGATGGGGCGTGCAATCGGCGAGACGATGGCGGTGATGATGGTCACCGGAAATGCGGCAATAATCCCTTCTCCAATTACGGACCTGCTCTCCCCTGTCAGGACACTTACAGGTACAATCGGTATCGAGATGGGCGAAGTTGCGGTTGGAAGTGATCACTATCATGCTCTTTTTGGTGTAGCGGTGATTCTTCTGGTGATCACTCTTGTAGTTAATCTCTCTGCGCAGAAGATACTGAAAAAGATTAATGAGAAGCATGCAGGTACGGGTAGTAAGAAAGAAAAGAAACTCCTTTTAATCTCTCTTCCAAAGGATCATCACCTCACAAAGAAGTTCAGGGGCAGTAAAAACCTGATAACTGCGGGGCTGCTGGTACTGTTAACCTTCTTAGTTGCAGGCATAATTCCGGCGGTGATACTTGCAGTTCTGGTTGCATGCGCTAATTTTATCTCTGACAGATTATCCCCGAAACACTCTCAGGTTATCGCCTACAGCCTTCTGTATGCCGCAGTAGGTATTATTATACTGACTCTTGCAGTCATTCTCTTTGATATATTCTCTAAAGGACTTCCTGCCATATCCTGGGAGTTCCTCACCGAATCTCCGAGAAATCTCGGGCGTGAAGGCGGAATATTCCCTGCTATAGTGGGCACACTCTATCTTGTTGCAGGAGCGATTGCGATGGCTCTTCCAATAGGCATTGGTGCGGCGATTTACATGACTGAATATACAAAAGAGGGGCGTTTAACGGAGATCATACGTACAGGAATTGATCTCTTAAACGGAACACCGTCTATTGTATTCGGTCTCTTTGGCTTCTCATTCCTTGTTCTCTTTCTGAACTTCGGTGTCAGCCTGATAGCCGGTCAGATAACCCTTGCGTTAATGGTGCTTCCGACTATTATCAGGACAACTGAAGAGGCACTGAAGAGCGTCCCGCAGTCAGTCAGGCATGGCAGTCTTGCTCTTGGTTCAACGAAATGGCAGACAATATATAAGGTGGTAATTCCGCCTGCGATACCGGGAATCATCACCGGAACAATTCTGTCAATAGGAAGAGCTGCCGGAGAGACTGCCCCGATTTTATTTACGGCAGTGGTCTTCTCGTCAAGATTCCTCCCGTCATCGGAGTTTGACCCAGTAATGGCACTGCCATATCATCTCTACATTCTCTCAACCAATGTCCCCGGTGCGACAGAAAACCAGTACGGCACAGCGGTCGTTCTCGTCACAATTGTGGCAGTGATCTACCTGTTTGCAATATTCATCAGAAATCATTACCAGAAATCAGTCAGGTGGTAA